A portion of the Daphnia magna isolate NIES linkage group LG4, ASM2063170v1.1, whole genome shotgun sequence genome contains these proteins:
- the LOC116920791 gene encoding cuticle collagen 40, which translates to MVTSILFCSCLVAFLTIGSVSTDGQDSTAALLALLTGNPELYPVVNQYQQRRIPQQGRPYYTNVMAQYPPYYPAYPSYPLASDADFLRLNYPQLFDQRIVQSDESETNSFRSGSASRFFGNKVPLSGLLSALRGPPGPPGPAGTPPPPPGPPGPPGPPGSAGAAGAVGPAGPAGADGPPGPAGPAGPAGADGPPGPAGPPGPAGPAGPAGPAGPAGPPGAPAL; encoded by the exons ATGGTCACTTCTATTCTCTTCTGCAGTTGTTTGGTCGCTTTCTTGACCATCGGTTCAGTCAGCACCGATGGCCAGGATTCGACAGCCGCTCTGCTGGCGCTGCTCACCGGCAATCCGGAATTATATCCGGTCGTAAACCAATATCAGCAGAGGAGAATTCCACAACAAG GACGACCTTACTATACGAACGTCATGGCCCAGTATCCGCCTTACTATCCGGCTTATCCATCGTATCCATTGGCATCGGATGCGGATTTCTTGCGTTTGAATTATCCGCAGCTCTTTGATCAAAGAATTGTACAATCCGATGAATCTGAAACTAATTCATTCCGTTCTGGATCTGCGTCCCGTTTCTTTGGGAATAAAGTTCCACTATCAGGACTCTTGTCGGCATTGAGGGGACCACCAG GTCCTCCAGGCCCTGCTGGAACTCCACCACCTCCACCAGGTCCTCCTGGACCTCCAGGCCCCCCTGGCTCAGCTGGAGCAGCAGGTGCAGTTGGCCCTGCAGGTCCTGCAGGTGCCGATGGTCCTCCTGGACCTGCTGGCCCAGCAGGCCCCGCAGGTGCTGATGGTCCTCCTGGACCTGCTGGACCCCCCGGCCCAGCTGGTCCAGCAGGTCCAGCAGGTCCAGCAGGTCCCGCTGGTCCTCCCGGAGCTCCTGCCCTTTAG
- the LOC116920792 gene encoding LOW QUALITY PROTEIN: collagen alpha-2(XI) chain (The sequence of the model RefSeq protein was modified relative to this genomic sequence to represent the inferred CDS: deleted 2 bases in 1 codon), with translation MVTSLLFCSCLVAFLTIGSVSIDAGQIEYSPYTAALLALLTGNPELYPAENQYQMKYPNYGAARTYNARPAFYYPTAYGPASQYDFYRPNQLQVISPTNQPAADETELDFFRSGSEPRFFGIKKHLLLSALRGPPGPPGPPGGAPAPAPAPAPAPAPTNVGPPGPPGPPGPAGAAGIAGPAGPAGADGPPGPAGPAGADGPPGPAGPAGPAGPAGPAGPAGPPGPAGPPGP, from the exons ATGGTCACTTCTCTTCTCTTCTGCAGTTGTTTGGTCGCTTTCTTGACCATCGGTTCAGTCAGCATCGATGCTGGTCAGATAGAATATTCACCCTACACTGCCGCTCTGCTGGCGCTGCTCACCGGCAATCCGGAATTATATCCGGCCGAAAACCAGTACCAGATGAAGTATCCCAACTACG GTGCAGCAAGAACTTACAATGCCAGGCCGGCATTTTATTATCCAACTGCTTACGGTCCAGCATCGCAATACGATTTCTATCGTCCAAACCAACTGCAGGTTATCTCGCCAACCAATCAACCAGCAGCAGACGAGACTGAACTTGATTTTTTCCGTTCGGGATCGGAGCCGCGTTTTTTCGGAATTAAGAAACATTTGTTGCTATCAGCTTTGAGAGGCCCACCAGGTCCTCCTGGTCCCCCTGGCGGTGCA CCGGCACCAGCTCCTGCTCCGGCTCCTGCTCCAGCTCCGACAAATGTTGGTCCTCCTGGACCACCAGGTCCTCCCGGTCCTGCTGGTGCAGCTGGGATTGCCGGCCCAGCAGGTCCAGCTGGTGCTGACGGTCCTCCCGGTCCAGCCGGCCCTGCAGGTGCTGACGGCCCTCCAGGCCCTGCTGGTCCTGCTGGCCCAGCAGGTCCAGCCGGTCCTGCGGGTCCCGCTGGTCCACCAGGTCCCGCAGGACCTCCTGGCCCTTAA
- the LOC116934208 gene encoding rhodopsin — translation MQRLRTPFHIDRLRFQNIVDIFSCLLFRLVRAIRRRYKSAIFVVIVMYRRSIQQKKKSSIIAMASVIKAGSVTLIVLMSFVLCVGSVNRKTSVTVSDYVPRQHLIIVTSSNISDGLMTVSGLQLMPTWAYKASAAYLFLISVLGLILNIIVIIVLLNDPKKMTPLNWMLLNLACSDGIIAGFGAPVSIVAALHSGWPFGKDLCTAYAMITSTAGIGSITTLSALAIFRCKLVVQKHLHPPNRVSAFTNRSVRLGQRQAALLLTSIWTYALAVTCPPLLGWGHYGREAAHISCSVNWELKMDGNRSYIFYMFAMGLFLPMVVIITSYSNILRVVRKVKREINQRSIMQIRVQPQKEKNRRSDAAEKRSTVMVAVMIGAFMVAWTPYSILALVEVFSGRRNDSVTSSPALATIPCLFAKTSAVLNPIIYGFLNTQFRSAWEKFSIRFLGRQGLVYNHGMVVGTSSNEQPRELLDMSAAGQLTKTMTQSLALPPERIEQTSLCRPREMIVNDAKESPIIVPERTIESNGLIAAGQEEPVSLEIVRFLNNSGVHRIQLLYVNNNKI, via the exons ATGCAACGACTGCGGACACCTTTCCATATCGATCGATTGCGCTTTCAAAACATTGTCGATATTTTTTCGTGTTTGCTCTTCCGCTTGGTGCGTGCCATACGACGAAGATATAAAAGCGCTATTTTTGTGGTGATTGTTATGTATAGACGttcaattcaacaaaaaaaaaagagttcaATCATCGCAATGGCATCCGTCATAAAGGCGGGCAGCGTAACGCTCATCGTTTTGATGAGTTTCGTCCTGTGCGTTGGTAGCGTGAACCGGAAGACTTCCGTTACCGTATCCGACTACGTGCCCCGTCAACATTTAATTATCGTTACGAGCAGCAACATTTCCGACGGTCTGATGACCGTCTCCGGCCTTCAATTAATGCCCACCTGGGCTTATAAGGCATCGGCCgcttatttgtttttgattaGCGTCCTAGGATTGATTCTCAATATTATCGTCATCATTGTACTTTTAAATGATCCCAAG AAAATGACGCCATTGAATTGGATGCTCCTTAATCTGGCCTGCTCCGATGGGATCATCGCAGGCTTCGG TGCGCCGGTCTCTATAGTCGCTGCCCTACATTCAGGATGGCCTTTCGGTAAAGACTTATGCACGGCCTACGCTATGATTACATCGACGGCAG GTATTGGATCGATTACAACCCTATCGGCATTAGCCATTTTTCGATGTAAACTGGTCGTTCAAAAGCATCTGCATCCACCGAATCGCGTTAGCGCTTTTACTAATCGAAGTGTCCGTCTTGGCCAACGTCAAGCTGCTCTTCTTTTAACGAGCATCTGGACGTACGCGTTGGCCGTCACTTGCCCGCCGCTCCTCGGCTGGGGTCATTACGGCCGTGAAGCTGCCCACATCAG CTGCTCGGTCAATTGGGAATTAAAGATGGACGGCAATCGATCGTACATTTTCTACATGTTCGCTATGGGATTATTTCTTCCGATGGTCGTCATTATCACGTCCTATTCAAACATTCTGCGCGTCGTGCGCAAAGTTAAACGCGAAATCAATCAAAGATCGATTATGCAAATTCGCGTTCAACcgcaaaaagagaaaaatcgtCGAAGCGACGCGGCCGAAAAACGATCGACTGTCATGGTAGCCGTCATGATCGGTGCCTTCATGGTAGCCTGGACACCTTATTCAATACTGGCACTAGTCGAGGTGTTTAGCGGTAGACGTAACGACAGCGTAACGAGCTCACCTGCGTTAGCCACTATACCCTGCCTCTTTGCCAAAACATCAGCTGTCCTCAATCCAATCATTTACGGATTTTTAAACACGCAG TTTCGATCGGCCTGGGAGAAATTCTCGATTCGATTTCTTGGAAGGCAAGGACTCGTTTACAATCATGGGATGGTGGTAGGTACGTCGAGTAACGAACAACCGAGAGAATTGCTGGACATGTCGGCTGCTGGCCAGCTGACGAAAACGATGACGCAAAGCCTGGCTTTACCTCCTGAACGTATTGAACAGACTAGTCTGTGCCGTCCAAGAGAAATGATCGTGAACGATGCGAAAGAATCTCCGATTATTGTTCCAGAAAGAACAATCGAATCGAATGGTTTAATTGCAGCTGGACAAGAAGAGCCCGTTTCGTTGGAGATTGTTAGGTTTCTCAACAATTCGGGCGTTCATCGGATCCAGTTGTTATACgtcaacaacaataaaatttga